In Anseongella ginsenosidimutans, one genomic interval encodes:
- a CDS encoding DUF2795 domain-containing protein has product MYWTLELASHLEDAPWPATKDELIDYGIRSGAPVEVIENLQALEDDGEPYESIEEIWPDYPTKDDFFFNEDEY; this is encoded by the coding sequence ATGTATTGGACACTTGAATTGGCTTCCCACCTGGAAGACGCTCCGTGGCCTGCCACCAAGGATGAGTTAATCGATTACGGTATCCGCTCAGGTGCGCCTGTAGAAGTAATCGAGAATCTGCAGGCCCTGGAGGACGATGGAGAGCCCTACGAGAGCATTGAAGAAATCTGGCCGGACTACCCGACCAAAGACGATTTCTTTTTTAATGAAGATGAATATTAA
- a CDS encoding ABC transporter permease: protein MLFLRSIKESILFALEALRVNKLRTILSLLGVTIGIFLIISVFTVVDTMESKIRTSVQKLGDNVVYIQKWPWGGFGDYPWWDYFQRPVPTLEEHQKLSDRLQTAEASTFNVGIGDRMLEFGTNTVEGVDIIGTTFQFDKVRDLEFSGGRYFTNMEMAKGSNVAIIGATIADGLFGSVDPIGKEIKAAGRQVTVIGTLVKEGDDMFGNTTDEWVIVPVNFARNLVNIRSESSNPDIWVKGKEGVGAAEVEAELRGVMRSIRKLSPGETDDFALNRNDIVAQQLEPVFAIVNFAGWVIGLFSILVGGFGIANIMFVSVKERTNIIGIQKSLGAKNYFVLSQFLVESIALCLIGGTIGLFLVFMLTLVFSSLTGTAVVLSAWNITLGLLISVIIGIVAGYWPAYSAAKLDPVEAIRSGF, encoded by the coding sequence ATGTTATTTCTGCGGTCCATTAAGGAAAGTATCCTGTTCGCTCTTGAAGCGCTTCGCGTAAATAAACTGCGAACCATTTTGTCTCTCCTGGGAGTCACGATCGGCATCTTTCTTATCATCAGCGTTTTTACCGTAGTGGACACGATGGAGTCCAAAATCCGTACCAGTGTTCAGAAGCTGGGCGATAACGTGGTATATATCCAGAAGTGGCCCTGGGGTGGTTTTGGCGACTATCCCTGGTGGGACTATTTCCAGCGCCCGGTCCCTACCCTGGAGGAACACCAGAAGTTATCCGACCGCCTGCAGACGGCTGAAGCTTCGACTTTTAACGTGGGGATCGGCGACCGCATGCTGGAATTCGGGACCAATACCGTGGAAGGTGTGGATATTATCGGCACTACTTTTCAATTCGATAAAGTAAGGGACCTGGAATTCAGCGGGGGGCGTTACTTTACCAATATGGAAATGGCCAAGGGCAGCAATGTAGCGATCATCGGCGCTACCATAGCTGACGGCCTGTTTGGCAGCGTGGACCCGATCGGGAAAGAAATAAAGGCTGCCGGAAGGCAGGTGACGGTGATAGGCACTCTGGTTAAAGAAGGGGATGATATGTTCGGCAACACTACGGATGAATGGGTAATTGTTCCGGTGAATTTTGCCCGAAACCTGGTGAATATACGCAGCGAGAGCAGCAATCCTGATATCTGGGTGAAAGGGAAGGAGGGCGTTGGCGCCGCCGAAGTGGAAGCGGAGCTGCGCGGGGTAATGCGTTCTATCCGGAAGCTTTCTCCCGGTGAAACGGATGATTTTGCACTGAACCGGAATGATATTGTGGCACAGCAGCTGGAGCCGGTGTTTGCCATTGTGAATTTCGCCGGCTGGGTCATCGGGCTGTTCTCCATTTTGGTGGGCGGTTTCGGGATTGCGAACATCATGTTCGTTTCGGTAAAAGAGCGGACGAATATTATAGGCATCCAGAAATCGCTCGGCGCTAAGAATTATTTCGTGCTTTCCCAGTTCCTGGTAGAATCTATTGCGCTTTGCCTCATAGGAGGTACCATCGGGCTTTTCCTCGTATTCATGCTCACGCTTGTGTTTTCCTCCCTCACCGGCACCGCCGTGGTGCTTTCGGCCTGGAATATCACGCTTGGGCTCCTTATTTCCGTGATCATTGGCATCGTGGCAGGGTACTGGCCGGCTTACAGCGCCGCCAAACTTGACCCCGTGGAAGCCATTCGCTCCGGATTCTGA
- the gatC gene encoding Asp-tRNA(Asn)/Glu-tRNA(Gln) amidotransferase subunit GatC: MRVSKSTVEKMAHLARLEVENIEKMQEDMSKILDFMDKLNELDTAEVAPLVYMNEEVNITRPDGMGGELSREEALKNAPSTDGAFFKVAKVIDL, translated from the coding sequence ATGCGAGTAAGCAAAAGCACCGTTGAAAAGATGGCCCATCTGGCGCGTCTTGAAGTGGAAAACATAGAGAAGATGCAGGAAGATATGAGCAAGATCCTGGACTTCATGGATAAGCTGAATGAACTGGATACAGCTGAAGTAGCTCCGCTGGTGTATATGAACGAAGAAGTGAATATTACCCGGCCGGATGGAATGGGCGGAGAGCTTTCACGGGAAGAAGCCCTGAAAAACGCTCCTTCGACCGACGGCGCCTTTTTCAAGGTGGCCAAAGTCATTGATCTATAA
- a CDS encoding IspD/TarI family cytidylyltransferase: protein MSRYAIIVGAGKGERMGSELPKQFLELKGLPVLMHTINRFHESAASDIILVLNVHFHSYWEKLCKEYNFNVPHLLVKGGVTRFDSVRKGLKEVTRKGTVAVHDAVRPLVSAGLILKCFEKAEELGNAVPAVPCRESLRKGGPTPLRASAGMITSWSRRPSVLTAPCSNAPTGRSSEMSSPMMRQ from the coding sequence ATGAGCCGGTATGCGATCATAGTGGGAGCCGGAAAAGGAGAACGAATGGGCTCGGAACTCCCCAAACAGTTCCTGGAACTGAAAGGCCTCCCTGTACTGATGCATACCATCAACCGCTTCCATGAAAGCGCAGCTTCCGATATCATCCTGGTCCTGAATGTGCATTTTCATTCCTACTGGGAGAAATTGTGCAAAGAATATAATTTTAACGTGCCTCACCTGCTCGTAAAGGGAGGGGTTACCCGTTTTGACTCTGTCAGGAAGGGATTGAAGGAAGTCACGCGAAAAGGCACCGTAGCCGTACATGATGCGGTAAGGCCCCTTGTTTCCGCCGGCTTGATCCTGAAATGTTTTGAAAAAGCTGAAGAACTTGGGAATGCTGTTCCCGCTGTCCCTTGCAGGGAATCGCTGCGGAAGGGGGGGCCGACTCCTCTCAGAGCCTCAGCAGGGATGATTACTTCCTGGTCCAGACGCCCCAGTGTTTTAACAGCGCCTTGCTCAAACGCGCCTACCGGCAGGAGTTCAGAAATGAGTTCACCGATGATGCGTCAGTAG
- a CDS encoding FecR family protein, translating into MSPISRNMLEKYLRGECSPDEEKHVRNWFDLNDAGEYPTVLDEKEYSRKEQKLWGRLTRSLRGAGMSVKGNRRPYRRAIPYAAAVVLLLSVWFAWEQLNPGFWRNGSSYSTASGEVRSFSLPDGTVVTLNAMSRIKIPADYGRKDRSVYLEGEGYFMVQKNPDLAFTVYSNDIATTALGTIFNVSAYPTDGETIVSLHEGSVSVNRKGGEENSVQHMVLEPGEEIICSGNGNFVRKLFNRMERLGWKDQVIYFDQADLQEVIRKLERYYGVSFDYRELEGDNWELTGEYRYVPLKDILESLSFNYGIKYKIEDEQVTLFK; encoded by the coding sequence ATGTCGCCCATCAGCAGAAACATGCTTGAAAAATACCTTCGGGGAGAATGCAGCCCTGATGAGGAAAAACATGTGCGCAACTGGTTCGATCTCAACGACGCAGGAGAGTACCCTACCGTCCTTGACGAAAAGGAATACTCGCGGAAGGAACAAAAACTTTGGGGACGTTTAACCCGGAGCCTGCGTGGCGCGGGCATGTCCGTTAAGGGGAACAGGCGCCCTTACCGGCGGGCCATACCATACGCCGCGGCCGTTGTATTGCTGCTTTCTGTGTGGTTTGCCTGGGAGCAGCTGAACCCGGGATTTTGGCGGAACGGCAGCAGCTATAGTACTGCTTCCGGGGAGGTCAGAAGCTTTAGCCTGCCGGACGGTACAGTGGTCACGCTGAACGCTATGTCAAGAATAAAGATCCCGGCTGATTACGGGAGAAAAGACCGGAGCGTTTACCTGGAAGGAGAAGGGTATTTTATGGTTCAGAAGAACCCGGACCTTGCCTTCACCGTCTATTCAAATGATATCGCTACCACCGCATTAGGAACCATATTCAACGTTTCGGCTTATCCCACCGATGGCGAAACCATTGTGTCGCTTCATGAAGGCAGTGTTTCGGTAAACAGGAAGGGCGGAGAGGAAAACAGCGTGCAGCATATGGTCCTGGAGCCCGGAGAGGAAATCATTTGCTCGGGGAACGGGAACTTCGTCCGGAAGCTGTTCAACCGGATGGAAAGGTTAGGTTGGAAAGACCAGGTGATCTATTTCGACCAGGCTGATCTGCAGGAAGTTATCCGGAAGCTGGAACGGTATTACGGCGTCAGTTTTGATTACCGGGAACTGGAAGGCGATAACTGGGAACTCACGGGTGAATACCGGTATGTCCCCTTAAAGGACATTCTGGAAAGCCTTTCTTTTAATTACGGGATAAAATACAAGATAGAAGATGAGCAGGTAACCTTATTCAAATAA
- a CDS encoding RNA polymerase sigma-70 factor: MRLFTDEDQLIEGLCNSDPVSFRIIYRLHWKRLFDLACHIMQDEADAEDVVQDVFCSLWYRREQLQIRTALENYLVKAVKYTAFFYLKMQAARRNATLPEEAIPSPVNSTEESLFHKELEAMMNRLLGTLPFKTRRIFSLSRFQGLSYPEIANEMGVSVKTVEYHISKALRRLSARRGLF, translated from the coding sequence ATGAGACTGTTTACTGATGAAGATCAACTGATTGAAGGCCTTTGTAACAGCGATCCGGTAAGTTTTAGAATAATTTACAGGCTGCACTGGAAAAGACTGTTTGACCTCGCCTGCCATATCATGCAGGACGAGGCGGATGCGGAAGATGTAGTACAGGATGTTTTCTGTTCCCTCTGGTACAGGCGCGAGCAATTGCAGATCAGAACGGCCCTTGAAAATTACCTGGTAAAAGCCGTGAAATACACCGCTTTCTTTTATCTTAAAATGCAGGCTGCCCGGCGAAACGCCACGTTGCCGGAAGAAGCAATCCCCTCCCCGGTAAACAGCACGGAAGAATCTCTTTTTCACAAGGAACTCGAAGCAATGATGAACAGGCTGCTCGGAACCCTGCCATTTAAGACCCGCCGGATATTTTCGCTCAGCCGGTTCCAGGGTCTGAGTTATCCTGAAATCGCCAATGAAATGGGCGTTTCAGTCAAAACCGTAGAGTATCATATTTCCAAGGCCCTTAGAAGGTTATCAGCGAGGCGGGGCCTTTTTTAG
- a CDS encoding 2-C-methyl-D-erythritol 4-phosphate cytidylyltransferase: MLKRAYRQEFRNEFTDDASVVEKSGEPIHLVEGETSNIKITYPDDLKIAEALL, from the coding sequence TTGCTCAAACGCGCCTACCGGCAGGAGTTCAGAAATGAGTTCACCGATGATGCGTCAGTAGTGGAAAAATCGGGCGAGCCCATTCACCTTGTAGAAGGCGAAACCAGCAATATAAAGATCACCTACCCCGACGACCTTAAAATTGCCGAAGCGCTGCTTTAG
- the trpS gene encoding tryptophan--tRNA ligase produces MEIVVSGIRSTGNLHLGNYLGAMKNFVKMQETHSCYFFIADLHSLTTHPTPGDLHGNVKNVLIEYLAAGIDPEKATIYVQSDVPEVTELYLYLNMISYLGELERCTSFKEKVRKQPENVNAGLLTYPTLMAADILIHHATKVPVGKDQEQHLEMTRNFANRFNFLYKTDYFKEPFAFNFGTELVKVPGLDGGGKMGKSEGEGNAVFLRDEPELIRKKVMRAVSDSGPTVPNQEKPEAIANLFTLLQLVSAPETYDHFNEAYNACRIRYGDMKKQLAEDMITFTAPFREKIRELSADEAYIRQVAEEGAMKASESARKTLAEVREIIGIKPF; encoded by the coding sequence ATGGAAATCGTAGTAAGCGGAATACGTTCAACGGGAAACCTGCACCTGGGGAATTACCTCGGCGCCATGAAGAACTTTGTTAAAATGCAGGAGACGCATTCCTGCTATTTCTTTATCGCCGACTTGCATTCCCTCACCACTCATCCCACGCCGGGCGACCTCCACGGAAACGTAAAGAACGTGCTGATAGAATACCTGGCAGCGGGGATCGATCCGGAAAAGGCTACGATTTACGTACAGTCGGACGTACCCGAGGTGACGGAATTATACCTTTACCTGAATATGATTTCCTACCTTGGAGAACTTGAACGCTGTACTTCTTTCAAGGAAAAAGTTCGCAAGCAACCGGAAAACGTAAATGCCGGCCTGCTCACCTACCCTACCCTGATGGCCGCCGATATCCTTATTCATCATGCCACCAAGGTACCCGTAGGAAAAGACCAGGAACAGCATCTTGAGATGACCCGGAATTTTGCCAACCGGTTCAATTTTCTTTATAAAACAGACTATTTCAAGGAACCCTTTGCCTTTAATTTCGGAACGGAGCTGGTAAAAGTTCCGGGCCTTGACGGAGGCGGGAAAATGGGCAAGTCCGAAGGAGAAGGTAATGCGGTTTTCCTGCGTGACGAGCCGGAACTGATCCGGAAAAAGGTAATGCGCGCGGTCAGCGACAGCGGCCCTACCGTCCCGAACCAGGAAAAGCCGGAAGCCATTGCCAATCTTTTTACATTATTGCAATTGGTATCCGCTCCGGAGACATACGATCATTTCAACGAAGCGTACAACGCCTGCCGGATACGCTACGGTGACATGAAAAAGCAATTGGCGGAAGATATGATTACCTTTACCGCCCCTTTCCGTGAAAAGATCCGGGAATTATCCGCAGACGAGGCATATATCCGGCAGGTAGCGGAAGAAGGCGCAATGAAAGCATCGGAAAGCGCTCGCAAGACCCTTGCTGAAGTCAGGGAAATTATCGGTATTAAGCCATTCTGA
- a CDS encoding cob(I)yrinic acid a,c-diamide adenosyltransferase codes for MKIYTKKGDQGETSLIGGTRVLKSHLRIDSYGTVDELNAYIGLIRDQAIAAHYKAVLKNIQESLFTIGSNLAADPEHTKMRLPEVNAKGIAELEIEIDRMQEELPELKHFILPGGHSIVSFCHVARCVCRRAERLIVRLSGEEKINELIISYMNRLSDYLFVLGRKLAMDLKAEEYKWLPEV; via the coding sequence ATGAAGATCTACACGAAAAAAGGAGATCAGGGTGAAACCTCATTGATAGGGGGGACGAGGGTCCTTAAGTCCCATCTTCGCATAGACAGTTACGGGACTGTTGATGAATTGAATGCTTATATCGGGCTCATCCGCGACCAAGCCATAGCAGCTCACTATAAAGCCGTGCTTAAAAATATACAGGAAAGTTTGTTTACCATCGGGTCTAACCTGGCTGCTGATCCTGAACATACAAAAATGCGCCTTCCGGAAGTAAATGCAAAAGGGATCGCGGAGCTGGAAATTGAAATCGATCGGATGCAGGAAGAGTTGCCGGAATTAAAACATTTTATTTTGCCAGGAGGTCATAGTATTGTATCATTTTGTCACGTAGCGCGCTGTGTGTGCCGGCGGGCCGAACGATTGATCGTTCGGCTTTCGGGCGAGGAAAAAATTAATGAGTTGATAATCAGCTATATGAATAGGCTGTCTGATTACCTGTTCGTTCTGGGAAGAAAACTGGCAATGGATTTGAAAGCGGAAGAATATAAATGGCTGCCAGAGGTATGA
- the queA gene encoding tRNA preQ1(34) S-adenosylmethionine ribosyltransferase-isomerase QueA has protein sequence MKLSQFGFKLPESLIAHSPAGHRDESRLMVVHKDSGKIEHKVFKDVIDYFDEKDVLILNNTKVFPARLYGTKEKTAAKIEVFLLRELNREMRLWDVLVDPARKIRVGNKLYFGENDLLVAEVVDNTTSRGRTIRFLFDGTDEEFREAIEILGETPLPKYIKRRPTPEDKDRYQTIYAKHEGAVAAPTAGLHFSRELMKRLELKGVDFAEVTLHVGLGTFRQVEVEDLTKHKMDSEHFMISPEHAEMVNKALAAKQRICAVGTTSMRAIESAVSANKKLKPANDWTSKFIFPPYEFSIANSMVTNFHTPESTLLMMVAAFGGYDLIMQAYNIAVKEKYRFYSYGDAMLII, from the coding sequence ATGAAGTTATCACAATTTGGCTTTAAGCTCCCGGAATCTTTAATTGCCCATTCCCCCGCAGGACACCGGGATGAATCGCGGCTAATGGTGGTACACAAAGATTCCGGCAAAATTGAACACAAGGTTTTCAAGGATGTTATAGATTATTTTGACGAAAAGGACGTACTGATCCTGAACAATACAAAGGTTTTTCCCGCCCGGCTTTACGGGACCAAGGAAAAGACCGCTGCTAAGATCGAGGTTTTTCTCCTGCGCGAGCTTAACAGGGAAATGCGTTTGTGGGATGTACTGGTAGATCCCGCCCGCAAAATTCGAGTAGGCAACAAATTATATTTCGGGGAGAATGACCTGCTGGTTGCTGAAGTCGTGGATAATACCACTTCACGGGGCCGCACCATTCGTTTCCTTTTTGACGGTACTGACGAGGAGTTCAGGGAGGCCATTGAGATCCTTGGCGAAACACCCCTTCCCAAATACATTAAACGCAGGCCCACACCCGAGGACAAGGATCGTTACCAGACCATTTACGCCAAGCATGAGGGAGCCGTTGCAGCGCCTACCGCGGGGCTGCATTTCAGCAGGGAATTGATGAAACGCCTGGAACTGAAGGGTGTTGATTTCGCGGAAGTAACGCTTCACGTTGGCCTTGGCACCTTCCGCCAGGTAGAAGTGGAGGACCTCACCAAGCATAAAATGGACTCCGAACATTTCATGATCAGCCCGGAACATGCCGAAATGGTCAACAAGGCCCTGGCTGCCAAACAACGCATTTGTGCGGTAGGCACCACGTCCATGCGCGCCATCGAATCGGCGGTATCGGCGAACAAAAAACTAAAACCAGCCAACGACTGGACCAGCAAATTTATTTTTCCTCCTTACGAATTCAGCATTGCCAATTCCATGGTCACTAATTTTCATACACCGGAATCCACCCTGCTTATGATGGTGGCGGCTTTCGGCGGGTATGACCTGATCATGCAGGCCTATAATATTGCTGTGAAAGAAAAGTATCGCTTTTACAGCTACGGAGATGCCATGCTGATCATCTGA
- a CDS encoding deoxynucleoside kinase, protein MHIAIVGNIGAGKTTLTGLLARHYKCEPVFETVDNNPYLEDFYNDMKRWSFNLQIFFLNARFQQLSEIREKEHLIIQDRTIYEDAYIFANNLHDMGLMTSRDYNNYLGIFQSIIQFVKPPDLLIYLKASVPTLVSNIQRRGREYEVGIRLDYLNKLNEKYEAWIGGYTEGKLLVVNQDKLNPVDKPEDLGTIIQSIEAELHGLF, encoded by the coding sequence GTGCATATAGCAATCGTTGGAAATATCGGGGCGGGGAAAACAACCTTGACAGGCTTACTTGCCCGGCATTATAAGTGTGAGCCTGTATTCGAAACGGTAGACAATAATCCTTACCTGGAAGACTTTTACAATGATATGAAGCGCTGGTCATTCAACCTGCAGATATTCTTTCTGAATGCCAGGTTCCAGCAGCTTTCGGAGATCCGGGAAAAGGAACACCTGATCATCCAGGACCGCACGATTTACGAAGACGCTTATATTTTTGCAAATAACCTGCACGATATGGGCCTGATGACTTCCCGGGACTACAACAATTACCTGGGTATTTTCCAATCCATTATCCAGTTTGTCAAGCCGCCGGACCTCCTTATTTACCTGAAAGCGTCGGTACCCACCCTGGTTAGCAATATACAGCGCCGCGGCAGGGAGTACGAAGTGGGCATTCGCCTGGATTACCTGAACAAGCTCAATGAGAAATACGAGGCCTGGATTGGCGGTTATACGGAGGGTAAATTACTGGTGGTGAACCAGGACAAATTAAACCCGGTGGATAAGCCCGAAGATCTTGGAACGATCATCCAGAGCATCGAGGCAGAGTTACACGGACTTTTTTAG
- a CDS encoding ABC transporter ATP-binding protein: MEKALISLKDIGKKYLIGSEVIHALRSVTLDIHKGEFVALMGPSGSGKSTLMNILGCLDTPTKGQYILNGTDVSRMSDNQLAEVRNKEIGFVFQTFNLLPRSTALDNVALPLVYAGVHKTQREARATEVLEHVGLGERVKHKPNELSGGQRQRVAVARALINDPSIILADEPTGNLDTKTSVEIMGLIEEIHRRGNTIVLVTHEEDIAQHAHRIIRVRDGEVENDYANENIRSVSAVIES; this comes from the coding sequence ATGGAGAAAGCACTTATCTCTCTGAAAGATATCGGAAAGAAATACCTGATAGGTTCTGAAGTCATTCATGCCCTACGATCGGTGACCCTTGATATTCACAAAGGCGAATTCGTGGCCTTGATGGGGCCTTCCGGTTCCGGGAAATCTACGCTTATGAACATCCTGGGATGCCTGGATACGCCTACAAAAGGACAATACATATTGAACGGTACGGATGTGAGCCGAATGAGCGACAACCAGCTTGCCGAGGTACGGAACAAAGAGATTGGCTTCGTGTTCCAGACATTTAACCTGCTTCCGCGTTCCACCGCCCTTGACAATGTAGCCCTTCCGCTGGTGTACGCCGGCGTTCACAAGACGCAGCGGGAAGCCCGGGCCACCGAGGTCCTGGAGCATGTGGGGCTTGGCGAAAGGGTAAAACATAAGCCTAACGAGCTTTCCGGGGGGCAACGGCAGCGTGTGGCCGTGGCACGCGCCCTGATCAATGATCCTTCTATTATTCTTGCCGACGAACCTACGGGAAACCTGGATACTAAAACTTCCGTGGAGATCATGGGGCTTATCGAAGAGATCCACCGCAGGGGGAATACGATCGTATTGGTTACCCATGAAGAAGATATCGCCCAGCATGCTCATCGCATCATTAGGGTAAGGGACGGGGAAGTGGAGAACGATTATGCCAATGAAAACATCCGCTCAGTATCTGCTGTTATAGAGAGCTGA
- a CDS encoding lysophospholipid acyltransferase family protein yields the protein MKGFPAKLHAVWLQFILLLVYAVHYPFFLFFSRQPRYFRMLNICRRNCSAAFMNLSGIFFDIRYEEPLDRKATFVFCPNHTSYLDIPLMCLVANGAFYFMGKEELLRNPLFRLFFKTIDVPVNRDSKLSGYRAIRRASGNLKNGMSLVLFPEGTISEHPPQMLPFKNGAFRLAIENKVPVVPVSMLNTWDILYDKGQEKGSRPGIIRIFVHKPVPTAGLDLCDEEKLRDEVSGIMRAKLSEYASKQKHR from the coding sequence ATGAAAGGATTCCCGGCAAAGCTGCATGCAGTGTGGCTTCAGTTTATACTTCTACTGGTTTACGCGGTACACTATCCTTTCTTCCTGTTTTTTTCCAGGCAGCCGCGTTATTTCAGGATGTTGAACATATGCCGCAGGAACTGCTCTGCGGCCTTCATGAACCTTTCCGGGATATTTTTTGATATCCGTTACGAGGAGCCCCTTGACAGGAAAGCCACCTTCGTGTTTTGCCCGAATCATACCTCCTACCTGGATATTCCGCTTATGTGCCTGGTAGCGAACGGCGCCTTTTATTTTATGGGGAAAGAAGAGCTGCTCAGAAATCCGCTTTTCCGGTTATTTTTCAAGACCATCGATGTGCCGGTGAACCGTGATAGTAAACTTTCGGGATACCGTGCGATCAGGCGTGCCTCCGGGAACCTGAAAAATGGAATGAGCCTTGTGCTTTTCCCGGAAGGTACGATATCGGAACATCCGCCGCAGATGTTACCCTTTAAAAACGGCGCTTTCCGGCTGGCTATTGAAAACAAAGTCCCTGTGGTTCCCGTGTCCATGCTCAATACCTGGGACATCCTGTATGACAAAGGCCAGGAAAAAGGTTCCCGGCCGGGAATTATTCGTATTTTTGTGCATAAACCCGTGCCTACTGCCGGATTGGACCTTTGCGATGAAGAAAAGCTCAGGGACGAAGTATCCGGCATCATGCGCGCTAAACTTTCCGAATATGCGAGTAAGCAAAAGCACCGTTGA